The sequence CCCAGCTTGTGTCCTACCATATTTTCGGTTACATAAACAGGTACGAATTTATGACCGTTATGAACACTGAATGTGTGGCCTATGAACAGAGGAGTTATGGTTGAACGACGAGACCAGGTTTTTATTACACTTTTCTTGCCATCAGCATCCAGCACTTCCACTTTCTTCAGCAGATGAGTATCAACGAAGGGTCCTTTTTTAATTGAACGTGCCATTTTCTATAATCCTCTCACTATCTCTTTTTAACCGCTTTCACAATATATTTATCACTATATTTGCGGGTTTTTCTCGTTTTACCACCCTTGGAAGGTTTACCCCAAGGAGAAACAGGATGTCCACCACCGGATGTTTTACCTTCGCCTCCTCCCATAGGATGATCTACAGGATTCATTGCTACGCCGCGAACGGTAGGACGAATTCCCATCCAGCGTTTGCGTCCGGCTTTACCTATTTGGATCAAGGAATGATCTTGATTGCTAACGCTTCCTATCGTGGCAAGGCATTCTTTGCGAATTAAATGAACATCATTGGAAGGCATTTTAATATGGACATAATCACCATCTTTGGCTACTACCTGAGCATAGGTTCCGGCGCTGCGAGCAATTTGTCCACCTTTTCCTCTTTTTAATTCCACATTATGAACTACGCTTCCCAACGGAATTTTTTCCAGCGGGATAGCATTACCGACTGCTATTTCGGCATCGGGTCCGCTCATAATTTTAGCTCCTACTTCCAAACCATCAGGAGCAATGATATATCTCTTTTCTCCGTCCACATAATGCAATAATGCGATGCGGGCTGTCCGATTAGGATCATATTCTATGGTAGCGACTTTGGCAGGAATTCCGATTTTATCTCTTTTAAAATCAATTATCCGATAGTGACGACGATTACCTCCGCCTCTATGACGACAGGTGATTCTGCCATAGTTGTTTCTGCCACCGGTTTTTTGTTTAGTTTTTAGTAAGGATTTTTCTGGCTTATCCGTAGTTAATTCATCAAAGGTATAACCGGTACGAAAACGGAGAGTCGAAGTAGTAGGTCTGTATTTCTTTATTCCCATTATAACCTCTTTATACCTCAAAATCGGCAA is a genomic window of Candidatus Cloacimonas sp. containing:
- the rpsS gene encoding 30S ribosomal protein S19, with translation MARSIKKGPFVDTHLLKKVEVLDADGKKSVIKTWSRRSTITPLFIGHTFSVHNGHKFVPVYVTENMVGHKLGEFSPTRTYRGHKEKKKKVTK
- the rplB gene encoding 50S ribosomal protein L2, which gives rise to MGIKKYRPTTSTLRFRTGYTFDELTTDKPEKSLLKTKQKTGGRNNYGRITCRHRGGGNRRHYRIIDFKRDKIGIPAKVATIEYDPNRTARIALLHYVDGEKRYIIAPDGLEVGAKIMSGPDAEIAVGNAIPLEKIPLGSVVHNVELKRGKGGQIARSAGTYAQVVAKDGDYVHIKMPSNDVHLIRKECLATIGSVSNQDHSLIQIGKAGRKRWMGIRPTVRGVAMNPVDHPMGGGEGKTSGGGHPVSPWGKPSKGGKTRKTRKYSDKYIVKAVKKR